One genomic window of Oncorhynchus nerka isolate Pitt River unplaced genomic scaffold, Oner_Uvic_2.0 unplaced_scaffold_1311, whole genome shotgun sequence includes the following:
- the LOC135568945 gene encoding histone-lysine N-methyltransferase KMT5B-like — MKWLGQSKSMVLNGSRYSTSEQQPVSQTRSQQQLHPQRSSLRPGTGSRRCSRRFSAASLEAERRCIPSSGMTAKELCEHDDLTTSLILDPYLGFQTHKMNTRFRPIKGRQEELKDIIERFKKHDNLEKAFRALTSGDWSRHHFLHKSKAQEKLFKQHVFVYLRMFAADSGFEILPCNRYSEQNGAKIAATKEWKRNDKIEYLVGCIAELSESEENMLLRHGENDFSVMYSTRKNCAQLWLGPAAFINHDCRPNCKVSVTKPRAQYNRLLPLVRVTKPRAQYNRLLPLVSVTKPRAQYNRLLPLVRVTKPPGLNTIGCYPW; from the exons ATGAAGTGGCTGGGCCAATCCAAGAGCATGGTGTTGAATGGCAGCAGATACTCCACCAGTGAGCAGCAGCCCGTGAGCCAGACCCGCTCCCAGCAGCAGCTACACCCACAGAGGAGCTCTCTCCGACCAGGGACTGGCAGCAGGAGATGTAGCCGCC GGTTCAGTGCGGCCAGCCTGGAGGCGGAGCGACGCTGTATCCCGTCCTCTGGGATGACCGCCAAGGAGCTGTGTGAGCACGATGACCTCACCACCAGCCTCATCCTTGACCCTTATCTGGGCTTCCAGACACACAAGATGAACACCAG GTTTCGACCAATCAAGGGAAGACAGGAAGAGCTGAAGGACATTATCGAGCGGTTCAAGAAGCACGACAACCTGGAGAAGGCTTTCAGAGCACTCACCTCTGGAGACTGGTCCAGACACCACTTCCTACACAAGTCTAAAGCCCAGGAGAAGCTCTTCAAACAGCAC GTGTTTGTGTATCTGCGGATGTTTGCGGCTGACAGTGGGTTTGAGATTCTCCCGTGTAACCGCTACTCGGAGCAGAACGGAGCCAAGATCGCGGCCACAAAGGAATG GAAAAGGAACGATAAGATTGAGTACTTGGTGGGCTGCATCGCCGAGCTGTCTGAGAGCGAGGAGAACATGCTGCTGCGTCACGGGGAGAATGACTTCAGTGTCATGTACTCGACACGCAAGAACTGTGCTCAGCTGTGGCTGGGGCCTGCAGCCTTCATCAACCACG ATTGCCGGCCAAATTGCAAGGTGAGTGTGACGAAGCCCAGGGCTCAATACAATAGGCTGCTACCCTTGGTGAGAGTGACAAAGCCCAGGGCTCAATACAATAGGCTGCTACCCTTGGTGAGTGTGACGAAGCCCAGGGCTCAATACAATAGGCTGCTACCCTTGGTGAGAGTGACGAAGCCCCCAGGGCTCAATACAATAGGCTGCTACCCTTGGTGA